The window catcgatcatggcgtaaatattgttcatgtttccatcgatcatggtgtaaatattgtacatgtttccatcgatcatggtgtaaatattgtacatgtttccattgatcatggcgtaaatattgtacatgtttccattgatcatggcgtaaatattgtacatgtttccattgatcatggtgtaaatattgttcatgtttccattgatcatgatgtaaatattgtacatgtttccattgatcatgatgtaaatattgtacatgtttccattgatcatggtgtaaatattgttcatgtttccattgatcatggcgtaaatattgtacatgtttccattgatcatggtgtaaatattgttcatgtttccatcgatcatggcgtaaatattgttcatgtttccattgatcatggtgtaaatattgttcatgtttccattgatcatggcgtaaatattgtacatgtttccattaatcatggCGTAAATATTGTACACGTTTCCATagatcatggtgtaaatattgtacacgtatccattgatcatggtgtaaatattgtacacgtttccattgatcatggtgtaaatattgtacacgtttccattgatcatggtgtaaatattgtacacgtttccattgatcatggtgtaaatattgtacacgtttccattgatcatggtgtaaatattgttcatgtttccatcgatcatggtgtaaatattgtacatgtttccatcgatcatggtgtaaatattgttcatgtttccattgatcatggtgtaaatattgtacacGTTTCCATTGATCACGGAGTAAATATTGTACACGTTTCCATTGATCACGgagtaaatattgtacatgtttccattgatcacggTGTAAATATTGCACGTTTCCATcgatcatggtgtaaatattgtacatgtttccatcgatcatggcgtaaatattgtacatgtttccattcatcatgggggggttgtacttgcttgttttgattattggggggggtgtTACCTCTTCCCATCCCTCCGTAATCTACGCCCCTGAATACATGAATCTGAATTACCGATCTCAATCGGAATACGTTTATCTAAATTATTAATCTCAACACAAGTATGTGGTTTATTAATCTGAAAATTTGCATCTTAATTATTAGTTTGAAAACATGAACCATGAAGCTATCTGAACTGATAATTCATAATATTTCAGGAACATTTGATCCTATTCTTGTGATTTAGAAGTTGACTAATCAGTAAATAAGTTTGTATTTCATCATGTATAGTTGAATACAGtataccttttttttctttttcatttaaacctggaaataaactaaGATGGGTCAAAAGACCATTGCAGCGCATCTACTACGACAAACGTTCAACAACAGAAGCTTCCGTTGCATTAAATGCCATCTGTCAGTGTGAGAGCAATTGTGGGCTTATGTGGTGGATTTTCTCTGTCACGTTCTCACTTCTTTCTTCACAGGACAAGAACGCCCGTCCGCTGGCTTTATCAGGCCATGTTGGTTTTGACAGTCTACCAGATCAACTGGTGAACAAGTCCACTAATCAGGGGTTCTGCTTCAACATTCTCTGCATTGGTAAGAATGAAGTATGACTGTAAACACGAGTGATGAGCATCTCGTCATTTTGACTGCTCAAGGACTCGACGGATATTCAGCAGAggatttgaataattaaaataagcAACTTTATGTTGTGCATGTTCAAAGTAATTAAACTGATGCAGATGAACTGCTAACTCTCTCTCCTCTAGGTGAAACTGGTATCGGCAAATCAACTTTGATGGACACTCTCTTCAACACCAATTTTGAGAATTTTGAGTTTTCTCATTTTGAGCCGAAGGTGAAGTTGCGAGCGCAGACGTATGATCTTCAGGAGAGTAACGTTCGCCTAAAGCTCACTGTGGTTAATACTGTTGGATTTGGAGATCAGATGAACAAACAGGAGAGGTTGGTGGTTCCGTCTGTGTTATTTTGAACATCTGATGTTCTTCAGTGTTGAAGAGTTCAAGCTGAATTCATACACAAAGTGTGTAATTGATGCATAACTAGTGGCACTAAATAGGCTAGACATAATAACATTGGCTGAACCAATGGTGTGAGATTCAGGTGGGGCTACCTGTTTTacgaccaatggaagacaagggAGTATTTTCTGTAAGTTTGTGCAAATAttgaatctctctctctgtgtgaatGTTTTCCAGTTACCAGCACGTTGTGGATTACATTGACACTCAGTTTGAATCGTACTTACAAGAGGAGTTGAAGATCAAACGCTCTCTTCATAACTACCACGACTCCAGAATCCACGCATGCCTCTATTTCATCGCGCCCTCTGGACACTCGCTCAAATCCTTAGATCTGGTCACCATGAAGAAGCTGGACAGTAAGGTGAGCTTGTCATCTcacttttgttttccacaaagcTTTTGTCTGAAATGAAACGGTCAGTATCGGTGTGGGCATGAAATACTgccttcaagtcctcctgggaaatGGTAATTACGATGTGAACTTACTATAATCAATTACAATTTGCTCGACCACGATTCTTAAATTCAGAAAGTCTGGGCTTAAAGAAAATCCCAAGTTTTCCACATTTCATGACTTTGTGGTGGCGTTTACGTGTGCTGAACTGATAAATCTGATCATTCCAACAAGACTTGAGGTTGTGAAACTAGAacccgccaaatgcgacgaggctgaatccagttcgcaagctcctcgtttaaatgcaggtatttcatacgcGGGTTGTTTTGCTCATCCACCCGCAACATtcagacgtctcggagtgacacatgacaagaaatgctgttagtcacaaagactcgcgcttgaagaaacacactttattatatgtttaagaacagacaaaagaaaagccgtcgatgctcgtgtctgattcgctgtttgttcagaggcgtgcagcacgagcctgtcatgtggaacaagtgcatgtaaagagttttcactcttttttctctatttcattcgtctgaaaactgtttgcaagaataatgtcgtctatgagaatgctccaaatgatctccgatcatctcaggaggtgctgtgagtatAATTCGCTTTATTTCTACGGATTATTTCACGGGTAACATGCATTGTGATCaaaactctgcaggttcagtaataaatatctttgtattaaagaaacgaagatgaaagtgatttaatcataaaataatgacaattttcaccttgaacttaaaatttagttctatttaattttctttatgcagcattaactttattaccaaaacacaatacaaacacaaattccataagaacacacatttggcggCATTATTTTGGGagcacaagggaatttattaggctgcTGTCGTCTGGtggacggcagtgagtcctctgacccctggcggacggaccggctcctccccttcctggtggatggcagcggttcctccgactcccggcagcaactcctccatcccctggtggacggcagcggcaAGGACCAATGTAACGATTaaacgatgggcaaggaggcggcgggaaccggcagaacagtcaacgtaactttaattacataactgaacttagacataacataaaacacacagacagcgccgcgtgcgtctctctctaactggcgtccccggctcctctttatccctctcccgctaattgggctgattcagcgctgggcgTCCATTGttatggcccggccacaccctcctccttgtcacaataaacaatatgtgttaacatgattttagtgtgaaaaaaatcacttactaacagggatgtatagtaacgaagtacaaatacttgttactgtacttaagcacagttttttaatattagtaatttacttgagtataaatattccTTTGGactttcacttcactacattttgaggAGAAAATTGATACTTATACTcagataaatttctccagaccctttcgttacttttgcgactgaacaccgcAAAAAATAACAATGCAGATCGGCGATAGTGATGTATGATTCATAGAAAGAATAATTTGAGTCAAATCTTTTAAGTTTGATTCCTTTGaaatgaacaaaaagattcaaaaagtggtctgaatgattcgttttgcgaatcacgaatctgaatcaaaatctcAAGTGAAGTGCGCCAGATTACATGTTCATCATCAGTTTCcatggggaagacaagaaactgctgaTGTgagttaacatttatttattttattttttttactaattaatttgataagtttaggcttaaacattatgaaagctgttaaataatgaagttatgtgcattCAGTCTCCcacctttccaggagacctgttcatataaaagtcaatcacatgcgtttacattttacatttaaacaagacgTGTTATGAGATGATTACCAGCgttcatgaaaatgtccaacaatatttatttttatatttcatgaaGATGTGAATGttctttgcctaagcaaaactagttttctggtggttgctaaagtgttatatttgctttgtagcacatttatgctacagtatgtggtaactagggttttctgtatggttgctagggcatgctatgcagttgtcaaggtgatctctgctgtgtgttttggcgcattgctatagtatgtggttgccaggttgttactatgctgttgctaagttgttttctgtgttttttgcacattgctctgcacttgccagggtgttctgggtggttgtcaggttgttgctatgctgttgttgttttaactgtgtttcagcacattgctctgcagttgacagggtgttctgggtggttgtctgGTTGTTGCtgtgctgttgttaagttgttttctgtgttttttgcacattgctctgcacttgccagggtgttctgggtggttgtctggttgttgctatgctgttgttgttttaactgtgtttcagcacattgctctgcagttgacagggtgttctgggtggttgtcaggttgttgctatgctgttgctaagttgttttctgtgttttttgcacattgctctgcacttgccagggtgttctgggtggttgtcaggttgttgctatgttgttgttgttttaactgtgtttcagcacattgctctgcagttgacagggtgttctgggtggttgtctggttgttgctatgctgttgttgttttaactgtgtttcagcacattgctctgcagttgacagggtgttctgggtggttgtcaggttgttgctatgctgttgctaagttattttctgtgtttttagcacattgctctgcagttgacagggtgtcctgggtggttgctatgctgttgttgttttaactgtgtttcagcacattgctctgcagttgacagggtgttctgggtggttgtctggttgttgctatgctgttgttgttttaactgtgtttcagcacattgctctgcagttgacagggtgttctgggtggttgtcaggttgttgctatgctgttgttgttttaactgtgtttcagcacattgctctgcagttgacagggtgtcctgggtggttgtcaggttgttgctatgctgttgcgaagttgttttctgtgttttttgcacattgctctgcagttgacagggtgtcctgggtggttgtcaggttgttgctatgctgttgttgttttaactgtgtttcagcacattgctctgcagttgacagggtgtcctgggtggttgtcaggttgttgctatgctgttgttgttttaactgtgtttcagcacattgctatacagttgccagggtgttctgggtggttgtcaggttgttgctattctattgctaagttgttttctgtgttttttgcacattgctctggttggttgtcaggttgttgctatgctgttgttaagttgttttaactatgtttcagcacattgctatgcagttgacagggtgttctgggtggttgcttattggcccaaatgaaaagagcccacccccacaagtctctgttctggtcactaatatgactcaactctCTCCTTCAATGTTTTAATTTGtatggactgtggtgttcatttacactcatcccataaatatgatcattctgatgtgacttgaatgcgccattaaagggatagttcattttaaaaatgaaaattgtctcataattttctcaccaagatgtgtatgactttctgcagaacacaaacaaaaaaagattttcagaaggatatcgctgttatgtaggtcagttcaatgcatgtgaatggtggccagacctttgaagctccaaaaagcacataaatgcagcataagagtaatccatgagactccagtggtttcaccaatgtcttctgaacggatccaattagttttgggtgagaatagaccaaaatataactcctttttcgacaataaatcttgacattagcagtctccttggcgatcaggatttcaagctcgattacactccctatagtgccatctaggtctctgtgcatgcgtcaaggactagaaagtgaaatcaagcttgaaatcatgatcgtgcctagagattgcaatggcaagatatacagtgaaaatgagctacaatttggtttgttctcacccaaaaccaactgaattgcttcagaggacatggatttaaccactgtagtagtatggataactttatgctcccttaatgtgctttctgtagcttgaaatgtctggccaccgttcacttgcgttgtatggacctacagagctgaaatattctcctaaaaatctttgtgtgttctTCAgattaaagtcatacacatctgggatggcatgagggtgagtaaataatgagcaccaccaatcaaataagttgccatgggtttaatgaactgttccgtaatttatgcagtttacttgtacttttgatacttaagtaaatttaatatatgttactttaatacttttacttaagtcgtcttctcatgagctactttaacttgaGTCACTAGAGTCCCAGTGGTGCAGTTGgtcctcagtccgggtggcagaggatgaacctcagttgcctctgtttctgagacagtcagcctgcgcatcttaacacgtggcttgctgagcgcatcGTAGCAGAGACTTGGCGCGTGTTGAGGCTCATACTATtcaccatggcatccacgcacatctcaccacgcgccccgGCGAGAGCGAGAACCTGCACACGCAAAACTTTTGCTGAAAACTCTGCATTTCTGCAGAAATATGCAGACATCTTTCATTCATAATAGTTATACGCATTTCCCatcccttgcatgtttgtttgaaatatttaggCCTGTTTCATGATGCTTTTAGCTACCAAGAGGAGTTTACGACTCTCAGGTCCATTTCAGGTCATTTTTGCTATGTTTAAAACCCTTCTGCAGAGATTTCctaaaaatcagcacagaaaacgCCTCActagaacacagatttgtgctttttttttaaagaaaaggagggacgagtggaaatttatttttgtggtaatcaacattatgccacaaattgatTTTACTGtgttgaatctggaatattcctttatgtacTGGTAgcaaaaatgttgttgttgtttagttAAAATGTTATAAGTCTAATTCATTGGCATTATTACTTAAAAATGTTCTCAGAAGTCCCTGTGTGGCATGTTTCATATTTTAAAACCCTTTTAAGCCATTACAGAGcaagtatacagtataaatatttatttactgcatattgaatattgtcaaaaggcttAAAAATAATGCAGTTTGTTTTACTATTTCGACAAACCCACTGTAGTAGTAAGTAACGGTAagaaatagggatgcaccgatttattggccaattattattttatttttatttatttatttttatgatttttctacccaattcccaatgcgctcttaagtcctcgtggtggcgtagtgactcgcctcaatccgggtggtggaggatgaatctcagttgcctccgtgtctgagaccatcaatccgcgcatcttatcacgtggcatgttgagcgcgttaccatggagacatagcgcgtgtggaggcttcacgctattctccgcggcatccacactcaactcaccacgcgccccaccgagagagagaaccacattatagtgaccacgaggaggttaccccatgtgacactaccctccctagcaaccgggccaatttggttgcttaggagacctgactggagtctctcagcacgtcctggattcgaactcgcgactccagggttggtagccagcgtcaatactcgctgagctccccaggcccccctattggccaattattgaccaaattaaaactacCGGCATATCAGTCATAAGCATTAAAACGCTGATATGAACAAAcaattcatttataaataatcaTGTGGAATAATTGAGTGAATTTttatgtgttatataaagaaacaactgccaaaataaattatttttgaaaaagtaaATGTCATGTTGTTTGTGGAATATGCTtaatatgaatttaaaatgttctaTCATATGTGAAATATCTACGTTCTGTTGTTTAGAACTGCCACAAATCTAATCCatattcaatggaaattatttattgttagaacaataaaatagcttttgtacattttttaaagcataaCAACAGTGATATGATGACTAAATAAGgcaagtggcaaaatatcagtatcaaATTGGTATCAAATCTGTTTCATGTCGTAAAGCATGACatatgatataaaataatatgcagaTAAATTGGATTGTCTCGGTATGTTTCCATTGAGATGCTGTTAGTTTGCCGACTGAACTGAATCTGATTTCACTGCTAGAATGAGCAGACATCTCGTTGCTCTCTGTAACGCACAaggaatgtttgaaatgttttgttcCTTCATGCCCAACGTGGCTGCTGACTAAAAACCCAGCCTGTGGTTTCTCTATATTTACTCTCAGTGCTGAGAAACGCCACTGTTATTCTGTTTCATTGAGTGTGTTCTGCTTCTGTGCTCCGCAGGTCAACATCATTCCCGTCATCGCTAAAGCCGACACCATCTCCAAGAGCGAGTTACACAGATTCAAGATCAAGATTATGAGCGAACTCGTCAGCAACGGCGTGCAGATTTACCAGTTTCCAATCGATGATGAAACGGTGGCGAAGATCAACACGGCAATGAATGTGAGTTCTGAATGAGACACTCAAATCAACTTTCCAAACGACCcattttacatctgtaatgtGCTGTATTTCATAGGGATATTAAACGAGAAACTTTTATGCTTGGGTTTTCcaattgattggattgtgtaATAAGGTagcaagttgttacattttgataaaagattatgaagacaatttTTCTGGGgaataatgtaaacaaatgaactgctcacaataagatcaggaacatgtgtttttataaagtaaatggggtcaattttgattacATGTTGACTTAAAAgcgatagttcatccaaaaatgaaaattctgtcattatttaatcaccctcttgtcgttccaaacccatacgctGTTGTTTTTTGTGGAACTGCCAAAAGGCCAACAGACACCATCATTAAAACACTAATTATTATAGAAGTTCATATGCGCTATATTGCATGTGTTCTGAAGCCAAACAATAAATTAGTCTCTGTTCTGCACACAAACCTCATCTGCAGCTCACAAATGACATAAAGATTCCTTTACACACTGTCATGTTGatgtgcactttaaaagtttgtcccaaattacccagcggcccaccaggaaaaggcccggtgctcccgatggccagtccgcccctgctgattagggcaaaatacattgaaacataaaaagtttcacatattaaaagttatttcggataatagaaactcATGTATTGATCAGGTCGCtgggggtgcggctctatttgttggttgcGACacgagtctctctctctgtgtgtgtgtgtgtgtgtgtgtgcgacgAGGGAGCGCGAGGGCTCATTTTAAccgaaactgaaataaatgtagaatattatagacattggttaaagtaaatcggttaagaacgtcaaacaatgtctttgtttatatggttattttgctgtggaagCATGtacggtgtgtttgtgtgtgtgtgggtgggtgagaCGAGAGACGAGATTGGACTcgatggtccagcacatcccacagatgctcaattggattgagatctggggaatttggaggccagatcaacaccttgaactcttcatcatgttcctcaaaccattcccgaacaatgtgtgcagtgtggcaggttgcattatcctgctgaaagaggccactgccatcagggaataccattgccatgtaggggtgtacctggtctgcaacgatgtttaggtaggtggcacatgtcaaattgacatccacatgaatggccggacccagggtttcccagcagaacattgcccagagcatcacactccctcaacCGGCTTATAGTCTTCCCACAGtgtatcctggtgccatcacttcccacaCGTACACGGTCggccatgtgatgtaaaagaaaatgggactcattcttccactgctccaaggtccagttctgacactcgtgTGCCCATTTTAGGCACTTTTGacactggacaggggtcatcatgggcactctgaccagtctgcggctacgcagccccatacgcagcagtgtgttgtgacacattcctcccgtaactatcattgaaattttctgtgacttgtgccacaatagatcttctgtcggtttggaccagatgggatagccttcattgccctcacgcatcgatgggccttgggtgcccaacaccctgttgctaatttgtggtttgtctctcctcggaccactgtctgtaggtactcgccactgctgaccgggagcaccccacaagactTGCCGTTTCAGAGCTGACTCAGTTGTCTTGCCATAACAATATGGCACTTGTCAAAGTCGATCAGGTCTTTACTACGAGACCTGATTggtcacttaccatctaatctacccagaccttgacatgtggccttgttaggagatgatcaacgttattcgcttcacctgtgagaggtcataatgttttggctcatcagtgtatatgttaGGTTCGATATATTGCATTTGTAACATTGTTTTCTGtgcatgtgatcataaatgaaatgacccgtcaaacatcataatctctctatcggttgattttttttttcacacatacaGGGTGCACAcgagtccttgaagtgcttaaagtgcttttaaatatttaactacTGGAATAgctggaaaatcgccttgttttgttgaaaagtgcttgcgcttaaaacggaccatttcttccgtgtaatgtgtgtccattagggatgcactgatatggaatttctgggccgataccaataactgctagctaattaattaaaagcttctcatttgaaaaatatgtgcagagatgttaaaataatcctcacagagtgaCATAAGCTTGGCTTTCATTCACACAGACACGCTTTGTGTGCGAACGCCCACTGTCACTTGAGACTGCCCGAGTCAgaggcagtcagagattctcatCCGCAAGCAAATTAACCATAAGTTATcgatgtaaatatataaataatattttgatttttccAGTTATCAGCCAATAATATATTGGCCACCGATATGTCGTGCATCCCtagtgtccatcaaagatgagatcccgcaCTCCACTTTTATTGAATAAGGTGTCTTTTAATTTCCTTTCTGATCTTTagtcaaataaaaagtaaaaaagtattatttttaataacaaatagcatggatgcgctaaaaaAAACAAGATTTCTTTCTCGTTCATAAACTGAGATGTacgttgaactcttaaagtgacagtaacctttttagcaCTTGTAAGGCCGCCTTTTCATTGTCTCCGACATTTGCATACGACTGTCGTATTTCTCCCACTAGTGGCAGTCGTGATGAATTGTTATTTTGCTCACAGTGGAAACAACGGTTTCCCTAACGGTTTCACATTACTGTGAGTGATTTAGAGTGATTTATATTCAGAATTA is drawn from Myxocyprinus asiaticus isolate MX2 ecotype Aquarium Trade chromosome 11, UBuf_Myxa_2, whole genome shotgun sequence and contains these coding sequences:
- the LOC127448269 gene encoding septin-8-like; translated protein: MASFDVVQQMDKNARPLALSGHVGFDSLPDQLVNKSTNQGFCFNILCIGETGIGKSTLMDTLFNTNFENFEFSHFEPKVKLRAQTYDLQESNVRLKLTVVNTVGFGDQMNKQESYQHVVDYIDTQFESYLQEELKIKRSLHNYHDSRIHACLYFIAPSGHSLKSLDLVTMKKLDSKVNIIPVIAKADTISKSELHRFKIKIMSELVSNGVQIYQFPIDDETVAKINTAMNGHLPFAVVGSTEEVNIGNKMVKARQYPWGVVQVENENHCDFVKLREMLICVNMEDLREQTHTRHYELYRRCKLEEMGFKDTDPECKPVSLQQTYEAKRQEFLGELQRREEEMRQMFVQRVKEKEAELKDAERELQGKFEQLKRLHTEEKSKLEDKRRSLEEEMSVFNKRKAATELLQAQSFNASTNNKKDKDRKNSGFM